The DNA region ttttgcTACATCCTTgtttttgtaatttttatatacttaaaatatatattcatatatttatatatatatatatataatttattttttatttttataaaataattaatactttttttaataacaaaaatgaCGTCCATAATATCAACATAAGGACCagaataattataaattataaatattaaatatatcatataaacATNNNNNNNNNNNNNNNNNNNNNNNNNNNNNNNNNNNNNNNNNNNNNNNNNNNNNNNNNNNNNNNNNNNNNNNNNNNNNNNNNNNNNNNNNNNNNNNNNNNNaatttatttaataattatattataatataatattttttttaataataaattataagtcttgtttatattaatatatacatatatgtaatataaatggtatatatttttattttaattaatattaaaaaaaaaaaaaaaaaaaaaaaaaaaaaaaaaatatacatatataaatatatatatatatataaatttttctttttctcttttgataaaaataagaaatcaaataaatatattacacatcatatatatatatatatatatatatataatatataatatataatacatcctgtccatttaaaaaaaaaaaaaatgttttattattattttatttttttttttttttggggGGGGGCTTctacatatgtatataatcACACAACAAAAATGCTTACTATTCATAAGGTAATGGTTTGTTGTTATTATCCTTTTATATCCTTATTGTAATTTTTCAACATATAAAGCcaactaaaaaaaaaaaaaaaaaaagaaaaaatatgcacatatataatatatatatatatatatatatatatatatatatttatttatttatttgcttcataaatatttatatataaatgatttTTTCAGGAGCGTAATATTTATTCtcaaattatttttcaaatcAGGTCTGTTCTTCTCATCATTAAAAATCTTTTATATGTTGTTGATTACACGCCCATGTGttttaatatacatataaatttatgtatatataaatgtatataacACGGGCACACaaacatacatacatatatatacatatatatatatatatatatttgacatataattttgtttctttattttttaccTTTTCCTTGACTCTCTTTTTTCTAAGTTTGGCGTTAAGTTTCTTAGGTTTTTCATGCTTAGATACaaattttttaacattCTTTTTATCCTTTGATTCTTTTTCTGGATTTTGTCTAATTTTTTCATGTGCAGTTAAATACATTTGTTCGATATCATCAGCTccaatattatttttcaaataatcATTGAAATGCGTTTTGTATTTGTCATTATCCTCTTCTTGTAATGTTTTCATATATTCAGCTACATGGATACctaaaatattttttcttaacTGCTCAGGATTGAATTCATTTTTAGAACCTGGAAATCTATTATTTCCATGAGGAATATTCAAACCACCATCACAAGCTCCTTTCAATGCAGCAAATACACGATTTCCTGTTGTTGTTCTTGTTATACCAACATCTAAAAATGCTTTTATTGGTTTTCTTCCTTCTTCATCTTCtttatcttcattattttcttcttcacCTGTTACTTTCTCAACACCTACAAATTGAGTATCTAAATTTAAAGATTTTAAAAAACGGCGAGCACACAATAAACCAGTGGCATAAGCAGCTGCATAATTCTTTAATCCAACAGGGATTCCATATCTTATCAATTCTTTTGACTTTGCTTCTGCTAATATTTTATCTCCTTCAATATGAGCACAAGCTATTTGACATATTATCTGACTATTTGTTTTACGAACAACAAATCGAAGCTTTTGAGCATTATACTTATTCTTGTCTTGTAATATTAAAGCTTTTCTAGCCCTGTAGTCAGTTTTGCCCTCTatcaaaagaaaaaaaatatatatatatataaatatatatataattattaaatatttatgagaattataaaaaaaaaaaaacaacaaTTTTAACAATAATCTGGGTTGTTCCAATGTCAGGTGAGTCGGcaacttaaaaaaaaaaaaatgctTAACTCGTTTTATCATTGcataaacatttttttttagcCTCGAATAAAAATATCCTCATAACATTTTTACATCATGAATTATTGTTAACATTTATTTAAGGCATacatacaaaaaaaaacaacaaATAATAGCACACAAATaaatcaatatatatatatatatatatatatatatattttttttttttttttttatatttttatatttttatctttttcataCCTCTTCTTCTTCTATATTTCACTTGGTACCTTTTAAAGTATGCTTTGTTTTTAACAACCTTTACATATGCCATNNNNNNNNNNNNNNNNNNNNNNNNNNNNNNNNNNNNNNNNNNNNNNNNNNNNNNNNNNNNNNNNNNNNNNNNNNNNNNNNNNNNNNNNNNNNNNNNNNNNatataatacatattattatatgtatgtattatatatatatatatatatatataatatatttatttaagtgattatatttattggcttatatatataaatataatcaatatatatatattaatatatatataataatataataagcaaaatatatagttttattttatatatgaaagaaaatattatataataattatacatattatatatatatatattattattatatgtaaattttttataataaatatttaagggtatatatatatatatatatatatatatatatattatatatatatattatataatatataatatgtttataaCTTAAACACAAggattatatatattatataggCGCTTCTTAAGGAAAAggaaaagaaatattttgatttgtgttttatttaagaaaaaaaaattattatcatattattataaacTATATGcaacatatattataatatataatatataaatatatatgtaacaTTAAACCcacaaaattaaaaattaattagtattaatattatatatgtatatatatattaatatatattatatatatatatgtaaaattaaaaaaaaaaaaattatatatttgaagaaaacaataaaatataaattttttttttttttttttcttgaattttaaaagaattaaaaaaaaggcattttatttatatttttaaaattttattattttatttatcataagcctgaaataaaaagaaaaaaaaagaaacataCAAAAGGAAAGaattacatattatatatataatatatatatgtttttttttttttttaatataataattttatacttgtaaaaaattttattatcataatttatattttaaaatggtaagttattaaaaaaatgtaataataataattgttatatttgtatatattatttacattttgatttttttgaaaaagTGTATTTTATAAAGTTCATTTCTGtataatgaagaaaaaaaaaaaaaaaaaaaaaacatcatatataacatgagattaaatatatatatatatatgtaatttatttaatattatatttagtatatattctatatataatattcataccttttactttttcttcataatAGGCTAAAGATAAGaaacaacaaaaaaaacCCTCTAAAAAAACTCCAGCACCTTGCCCCTTATCAACAAAAGTAAAAgtgaaaaaagaaataaagaAGGAAAAGAAATTAGGAATTAGAGATAACCCCTtaatttttgaaaaaaaaaagagaagCAATATTATTGGTGTTGGAGTACGTGCAAAAAAAGATTTATCGAAATATGTTAAATGGCCTAGATATATAAGAATAcaaagaaagaaaaaaattttgttaCAAAGATTAAAGGTTCCTCCTTCAATTAACCAATTTAATCACACACTTCCTAAGAGTCAAGtaaatatacaaatgaTACATATGAATATGTTTCTTTagattttataaatatgtatattatatatatatatattatattatattatatatttattttttcccCATACAGACACAAGATTTATTGAACTTTTTAAAGGCTTATAAACCTGAATCCAAAACCGATAAAAAACAGAGATTGTTAAATAAAGCAAAAGAGGCTTTAAACAATAATGTTACAAAAGATAAAAAGCCACTATTTCTTAAATACGGAATAAATCATATTACCAAATTAGTTGAGAATAAAAAGGCTAATCTTGTTGTTATAGCTAATGATGTATCCCCAATTGAATTAGTTTTATTTCTTCCAGCCTTATGCAGGTTGAAGGAAGTACCTTACTGTATTGTTAAAGACAAAGCTACCTTAGGAAAGCTTGTACATAAAAAAACAGCAACTGCAGTATGTCTTGAAAGTGTAAAAAAGGAAGACCAAGAAAAATTAGACTACTTCGCAAAAGTTTGTAAAGAAAACTTTAACGATAATGTTGATTTGAGAAGAAAATGGGGAGGACAAAAAATGAGTGCTAAATCCATgttattgaaaaaaatgaaagatAAAGCAAGAAAAATTGAAGAAGCCAAAAAGAAGGAAATATCGGCCAAATTATAaggtaataataaaatatatatatatatataataaatatatatgtacatgTTTTATATTCCTATTTTGGTACatgtacatataattatttattgtGTGCTAGccatataattatatatatatatatatatatatatatatatattgatgtttattttttatttatttatttacatattttatatgacCGTTCAGGTAATTTTggtatttttttatgtacatgttcatattttttttttttttggggGGGGTTTGTGTGTGTGCATAATATAAATGCTGATTTACCACAGTGGCAACtaatttttcttcatttacTGTTTACTGCCAGAAATCAGCTAAATCGATTTCATAATTTTAGGAACCATAGAAAAAATTGagcattttttttttgtggGCCGTATTTATGAATACAAATATTCTAATTTTATGAAACGATTATTTTGAATTCATTAcatgttatatatatatatatatatatatatatatattgtatgTTAATgaaagtaaaaaaaaaaaaattaaagttaaatatgtttattgttaataattatataatgatgaaaacTTCAAGGAAGTGCCGTCCGAATATTTATGTTGACGATAATTAGTTAATCTGaacataattattttcaatgtgtatagaataaaatatatggcatatatgatatatatatatatatatgtgtgatctttttattatattatatatatatattttttttttttttttaatcttattaggaaatataaaagtGAAGTAATATTTTGCTCTTTAGTGTTTTAAAGAACAAAAGAAGATTTCTTAGCTACCCATTTATTGCAGTAAAAgtttttcatatttttacgtatttttttttttttttttttttttttttaaatgaaaaatacAAAAAGAGTAAACCAgaatatgttatataaaaaaataacaacGCCATAATAGAATAGTTTaatttgttaaaaaaaaaaaaaaataataaaatgaaacataaaaaaaaaaaaaaaaattattattattatatataaatatgtatacattttttttttttttattaccctaatattatattatatatatgtttattatataactttattattattatttcatatctatattatatatatatatatatatatatatatatagtatatatgtttatttaatattaaaaaaaaataagaaatgATCCAATTTTTAACTTTTtaacatttattttaaaatatttttacaaatttttattttattaattaaaatcAAACACagttatatattttattaaaatataacttattataaatatataagtgtaaataaaatattacatttttcttttattatttatgtgAATAAAATACTGATGgtgatatataaaagaaaaggGAATATTAGGAAAAATACctgtattttttaaaaattattaagtaaaaataataatatattatataagtaaatatatatttttaaatattattatgggggaataattataatatatttatatatataaggaAATAAGTTAAACATTTTAGTAACgttttaataatatgagataaaaatttatacatttattatatatatataaaaatatatacaccggatttttttttttttttcaataaatGAACCGGcaacatttatataacatatataatatatatataatatatatatataatatgtatattattaatagctttataataaattttataaaacagttggtttaaaatatatatataatatatataatattacaacaatttaaattttttttttttttttcaataaatGAACCGGcaacatttatataacatatataatatatattatatatatatatatatatatatatatataatatgtatattatgaatagctttataataaattttataaaactgttggtttaaaatatatatataatatatataatattacaacaatttaaatttatatatatctttattttattttttttttttattattttaagATGATCCtaacaaaattatatatataatatatatatataatatgtatattattaatagctttataataaattttataaaactgttggtttaatatatatatatataatatatataatattacaacaatttaaatttatatatatctttattttattttattttatttttttattactttaAGATGATCCTAAcaaaattatcattttcttttaaattaaataaaatattataatatatatatattatgtatatatatacatttaaataaattgttttttatctaattttttgaattatttaaaaaattataaatatgtttatatatttttttaaaataatttttataagtttataaaaaaatcCTTTTTTGCtttgttttaataattatattgtatataaaatatatttccacttttttataaaatattcataaataagaactatagatatatatatattgttaatatattcattttaataaaacatatattattatcatatatatgtatataattaaaatgatatattttctttaaaaagaaaaaaaaaaaaaaaaaaaatgatgacaaccttttcataatataaagcCTTTCGGGTCTGAAGAGcattatgatgataaaaaaaaaaaaaaactgatttttttttttttgtaagaaatatataaaaagaatattaatatattatatatatatatatatataaatatatttaagtGTGATATCaacttttatatatgtgtatttttattttattacaaaatagattttattaaacatataaaaaatatatgttatattatatttttataatgacgaaaaaaaaattaataaaagagTAAATTTATCATTGTTTTGCAAGATTTTTCTGAGTTctactattttttttaaataaagaGTAGAAATAATTTCTTGCTAgattaaaaattttatgatTTTCCAGCTTGAATTTTGAAAACTTTTAATTCAAATTTTCTCGTTTTCTAATCAAACAGttatacataaatatattttaatatatatatatatattattattattagtagtattatcttttttataaaacagttaattatattaatggaataatatttatatgatccattataatattttatacttttatttttttaatgatGATATGAAGAACTTGGTCTGTGTTACtgaaataatatagagatgaaaaaaaaacgactgaaaaaaaataaaagaataaaaatatgaatattttttaaaacataaacatatggaatataatatatatatatatatgtatatatttttatttatttatttatttatttatttatttttgtagTCCCTTTTTGAAGggaaaaaaattatatatacgcctcatttgtatatagacaattttttttcccaTATATTCACTTGTAAAAAGGgtaaataaattttataatttaatcacatgtgtatttttattttatttataagttttttatgaataaaattaGTACTAATATACATGCTTCGTGCGATAAAgacatttaaaaaaagtgaacaaaaaattatgcATATGTaacatatgtatatatatttttttatttttattttatatgttcattATGCATAAACTATTTATTGTTGTGTATACACATTTTAAAAATCAgtattaacaaaaaaaataaataacaaaattagaaatattaaaaaaacagttatatataattttattgtGTAATCCCTAGCGGGCAAGATTTTTTCaaagaatgaaaaaaatCGTAATCGTCTAggtaataaaaatttaaaaaaaaaaaaaaaaatgttgTAAGTTTTTAGTTTTgcaatatatatttttttttttaatacaatatatatatgtgtatattatatgtattatatatcctttcttaaaaaaaacaaaataacaaatgatatattgtaatatatatatatataatgttaatgtgtttatatgttgtggttgttatttatttataattcaTGTGCATTTAAATTACCTGAACGTTCAGGTAAAagttaaaatatataatatatataatatatatatatatatttgtgtgaatactttttaatatgaattttttGGGAGTCACCTTTttagtattattatatttagatatgttttattcatttttcttttttttaatataatttaatatatccAATCTGGGTGTACTGTTAATACATTTTTCAAACATATGTTTATCATAGTCCAAATAAGAATTAACATCATTAAATGACAATCCTTCAGTGATACCCAATTTAATGTTTTGCAATATATATGTTggtataaataaaaattggAATGAATAGAataaagtaaaaataaaactatcatcattaatttttttttggaaaAGATGATGTTGAAAAATATCTTtgaaataatttataatattttgtttaataaTTGAAAAGATTTGTTCATTTGATAAATTTTgttcaaaatatatatttgaattttgtataaagaaattttcattttttttaatacatatatctattaaatttatttttaatgCATCTTGTGcattaattattttatttgttaataataaatatttggCATAATTTATTGGGATATGTCTAAATAATTTTTGACAGCTACCTCCATATGGATATAAACCTATATGCATTTTATCAAAGCCAAACAAACTATTTTCTTTAGATATTTTGAAATCGGtagataatattaaatcTATACCACTATTTAAACATAAACcatttatattacttaTGGTTATAATAGGTAATTGTTGTATAGTATTACATAAAAATCTAAATGTATTTGATATTTCAACATTTGtatcttcatcattttttaaatatgaattataatctaatgaatttaaaaatatattattatccataacactatgtattattaatatctttaatttattatcataatatggaatacaattttttatattctttattaaataattttctttatttttaaacTCTTTGATGTAAAATGTATTATTCTCTTCATTCGAAATAATGTTATTTACATGTTCTAATACATTCTTTAATTCTTctaaaaaattataaaatatatttttcttctcattcatatttttaaaagttATCAAACCAATATTTCTACTCTCGTCTCGAAAAAAATCAACATATTTATGattcataaaatattgCCTTTCTTCTTCACAAGCAACCTTATTGTCACTTACTGAAGgatttttcatatttatattttcttctcCATCAAAAATTTTATCTTTCTCACTCGGAACAGATGAGGCAATATCGTTACCTCTTTGTGTGTTTATGTATCTTTTTATCAAATAGGAAcatgttttttttttcttacaATTGACGTGGCTATTATACAAAATGATTTTATTATACCTTACGTTAGAAAACAGCCATTTTGCAAAAGccatattattcaaaatGCGTGGACAAAATTAAAGGAATAAACAGgtacataaatataatatgtatatgtaatatatatatatatatatatatagtatttttttttttttttctttgtcGCCTTATGTTATCAGTGTGTTAATTTTTCcctttaaatatatagaaacaaaaaaaataatattaaatcgataatatatatatatatatatatataacatatatttttttttcttaatcAGTTAGCCAATtgttgaaaaaaaaaaaaaaaaaaaaatccaaagaaaaaatattttatgcATTTTGGCTAGTtaaccaaaaaaaaaaaaaaaaatataaatataaaaaataataataataaaataatattaaagaatGACTACAATAACATATACTATTTGGATAGTTTTTAATTTTCtaacatatatacacagtgaaagaaagaatattcttaaataattatacaataacggtttttaaattttataataattttttaaaagtttttttattttttttcatatttttaattttttttttttatatgaataagCTTAATTAATCTTTCAACAAAAAGGTATATaaattcaaaataattatttgtttaCATATTCCccacatataaatatgacaaaaaaaaaaaaaaaaaataataaaaacaaaataaaataaattaaaaactaaagatatatacacataaatatttatatgtatgcATCATGTATTTGTTTTGTTCTATTAATTTTATGTCTTAAGAATTTGAGTCATAATCACTCAACAATTTGGATTCTTGTGCCACGCGTTTCCACCGCTCTACCAATTTTAACTAAAAggaataataaatatattaataatatatgtatgatataattatgaGTATAGCacattaatataaataaatatacatatatatatatatatatatatatattgttacattcatataataataagcattttaccttttttttgtgaAAATAATTACTAGAATCTATTCttatttcctttttgttttttttactattttttttttccatagGCTTAATTTCTATTTggataaaaataaaaaatatatatatatatatatatatatatatatatttattattattaatcTTTCCTTGGCTATATATTATACCTTCTGGTTTTTGGTCCTTTGcattatcatttttatgtttaatGTCTATAATATGCTTTTTCTCTTCATCAATATCTGTACTAATTATTTGTGGTGATAAAACATTATTTTCTACAATTAAATTTTTCATCTTACCTTTCATATTATCTCTAAgattttcttttaattgGTTTTCCTTTTCATTATTCTGTGAACTTAATTTATcctaaaaatataaacatatattcatatgtGGTAAATGATCCATAtaagtattatatatccatttatatgtatttataatcttaaaaaaaaaaaaaaaaaaaaaaaaaaaaagcaaattttttattattattaccagagtgttttcatatatttcttttattttttcgGCGAAATATTCTTCACaaatttgttttttttgaaaatcATCCTAAGCAcattgaaaaatataaatgaagGAATGAGcacaaatataaatatatatatatttatttatttatttattaaaattcAATGAATATGTGAAAAAgttaaaaaattaattttaatatgatTACTATTCTTATATCCACTgatttttttgttgttaAAAGAAATTCTTTATCTTCAATTTTATGTAAGTTCTcgtttatttttaatagtAGATGATTTGTCTGTGGCAAAAAGGAAGgatagaaataaatatataaacatatattcataaatatattttcatatatatatatatatatatatatatatgtatgttttaatttatatatttgaagaacctcatttttgtttttgGATTCTTTTAAACCCAACTCGAAAAATATGACATcctttaatatatcatctAATTCTTCTGTACCATTTTTTTGcaattttttattttcttgtttaatttgtttttgttttttttcattttcaaaGATATCTAAAGAGTtgttaataaaatttatttcatcCAAAAATAATTTGATCTTTGATTCGATAGATAAATTACAAGactctttt from Plasmodium gaboni strain SY75 chromosome 14, whole genome shotgun sequence includes:
- a CDS encoding putative 60S ribosomal protein L5, with the protein product MAYVKVVKNKAYFKRYQVKYRRRREGKTDYRARKALILQDKNKYNAQKLRFVVRKTNSQIICQIACAHIEGDKILAEAKSKELIRYGIPVGLKNYAAAYATGLLCARRFLKSLNLDTQFVGVEKVTGEEENNEDKEDEEGRKPIKAFLDVGITRTTTGNRVFAALKGACDGGLNIPHGNNRFPGSKNEFNPEQLRKNILGIHVAEYMKTLQEEDNDKYKTHFNDYLKNNIGADDIEQMYLTAHEKIRQNPEKESKDKKNVKKFVSKHEKPKKLNAKLRKKRVKEKLALYVEKLQ
- a CDS encoding putative 60S ribosomal protein L7-3, with protein sequence MAKDKKQQKKPSKKTPAPCPLSTKVKVKKEIKKEKKLGIRDNPLIFEKKKRSNIIGVGVRAKKDLSKYVKWPRYIRIQRKKKILLQRLKVPPSINQFNHTLPKSQTQDLLNFLKAYKPESKTDKKQRLLNKAKEALNNNVTKDKKPLFLKYGINHITKLVENKKANLVVIANDVSPIELVLFLPALCRLKEVPYCIVKDKATLGKLVHKKTATAVCLESVKKEDQEKLDYFAKVCKENFNDNVDLRRKWGGQKMSAKSMLLKKMKDKARKIEEAKKKEISAKL
- a CDS encoding putative enoyl-CoA hydratase, with the translated sequence MAFAKWLFSNVRYNKIILYNSHVNCKKKKTCSYLIKRYINTQRGNDIASSVPSEKDKIFDGEENINMKNPSVSDNKVACEEERQYFMNHKYVDFFRDESRNIGLITFKNMNEKKNIFYNFLEELKNVLEHVNNIISNEENNTFYIKEFKNKENYLIKNIKNCIPYYDNKLKILIIHSVMDNNIFLNSLDYNSYLKNDEDTNVEISNTFRFLCNTIQQLPIITISNINGLCLNSGIDLILSTDFKISKENSLFGFDKMHIGLYPYGGSCQKLFRHIPINYAKYLLLTNKIINAQDALKINLIDICIKKNENFFIQNSNIYFEQNLSNEQIFSIIKQNIINYFKDIFQHHLFQKKINDDSFIFTLFYSFQFLFIPTYILQNIKLGITEGLSFNDVNSYLDYDKHMFEKCINSTPRLDILNYIKKKKNE
- a CDS encoding hypothetical protein (conserved Plasmodium protein, unknown function), giving the protein EIDNLINEEEKEDDNYADIEKQLHEKCSKFINKKKESCNLSIESKIKLFLDEINFINNSLDIFENEKKQKQIKQENKKLQKNGTEELDDILKDVIFFELGLKESKNKNETNHLLLKINENLHKIEDKEFLLTTKKSVDIRIDDFQKKQICEEYFAEKIKEIYENTLDKLSSQNNEKENQLKENLRDNMKGKMKNLIVENNVLSPQIISTDIDEEKKHIIDIKHKNDNAKDQKPEEIKPMEKKNSKKNKKEIRIDSSNYFHKKKLKLVERWKRVAQESKLLSDYDSNS